The DNA sequence TGGCAAGGCATCTGGATGAACTGTGTGGTCCAGAGTACAGGTCAGATGCAGTGTAAGGTATACGACTCCATGCTGGCACTACCCCAGGACCTCCAGGCCGCTCGTGCTCTCATCATCATCTCTATCATGATGGGCCTGGTGGGCATCCTGCTCGCCGTGGCCGGGGGCAAGTGCACCAACTGCGTGGAGGATGAGAGGGCCAAATCCAGAATAGGCGTGGGCTCGGGTGTAGTTTTCATCATCGCTGGCATCCTGTGTCTCATCCCCGTCTGCTGGTCGGCCAACACCATCATCAGGGACTTTTACAACCCCATGCTGATCAGCTCTCAGAAGATGGAGCTGGGGGCTGCGCTCTACATCGGATGGGGGGCCGCGGCCCTCATGATCATGGGAGGAGGGTTCCTCTGTGCCAACTGTCCCCCTAAAGAGGACAATTACCCCACTAAGTACTCAGCTGCCAGGTCCACAGCACCCAGGGACTATGTTTGAGTGGGAGAAACgcccgagagagaaagaagagaaagaaaagcAAGAGAGATTATAAAAGACAGAACGAGACTATGTATATTTATACAGGTGCTGTGCAGTGTGATCCTTACTGTCTCACATTGTGATTTTGTGATTGTTCGATCATGTTTGTATGATATCACAGCTTGTTTCcactgctaaatgacaaaattcCAATGTATTTCATTAAAGACAGACTTCTAGACAGTGGCACTTGTATAAGTAAGAAATGACATGATGGCATGTAACGCACCCAGAAAAGGGTGTGGATGGACATTGTCAGCTAATACTCCTTCTGACGTATATTCACAATACACAGAATGAATAAGAACTAGCCAAAGCTATTATTTGAAAACATGTATAAAATATTTCAGAATGATCTGAATGGGTTTTCCATAACATTTGCATTGAATGCATACATTTCATTCAACATTTTgactaaatatattttttaaatgtgtgtgatTCAGAAAATGTGAATTTCAATGGTGATAAAactgtaaataaatatttttgTTCAACTTCAAATGCACTATCTCATGTTTTCTTTGACTGAACATGAGCAACAATCTTTGATCATATATCAAATGAACAAATCTTTATCCCTCAGCACGGTCATGCTTATTCTTAGCTCTTCAGCCACACCCCACACCAACCGTCAAACAGACTATTTCATTGAGAAATCACAGAGTAGATAGATT is a window from the Oncorhynchus tshawytscha isolate Ot180627B linkage group LG14, Otsh_v2.0, whole genome shotgun sequence genome containing:
- the LOC112267060 gene encoding claudin-4; translation: MASAGFQMLGTALGIIGWIGAIVVCALPQWKVTAFIGENIITAQTTWQGIWMNCVVQSTGQMQCKVYDSMLALPQDLQAARALIIISIMMGLVGILLAVAGGKCTNCVEDERAKSRIGVGSGVVFIIAGILCLIPVCWSANTIIRDFYNPMLISSQKMELGAALYIGWGAAALMIMGGGFLCANCPPKEDNYPTKYSAARSTAPRDYV